The Candidatus Minimicrobia sp. QA0096 DNA segment TTTGTCTCATTACGGTTATACACCAGTTGATTCTAAGATAACGAGCGGCGATTCTCCAGAGTCTAAGCGACGCTTGGGTGAGGCTATTATGACCGCCGTTGGTCAAGCCGGAATTAAGACGTCTAATGTGGCTGTTGGTTTGCCGTCAAATAAGACGTTTTCTACCATTATTGACGTGCCGAAAGTTCCTGAGCAAGAACTAAAGGCGATGATGAAGTATCAAATTGACCAATATATTCCAATGTCTTTGGATGAGGCAGAAGTTGACTGGGCTTTATTGGGCGATAGTTTGCATGCTCAGAATCAGTATGAGATTTTGCTGACAAGTACAGCGAAGGCTTATGCGGAAGAGCGTCTGGAATTAGTTGAAAATCTTGGCTTCAATGTGATTGCTGAAGAGCCGAACGCTATTGCTATGGTTCGCTCTTTATCGGCTACCGATTCTCAGGATGCGCGTTTGATTATCAATATGGGCGAAAATTCAACGGATTTGGCGGTCGTCTACAACGGAGCGCCGCGACTTATTCGTATGATTCCAACTGGACTTTCATCTTTGGTTCGATCGGCGGTTCAGAATCTTAGTGTTCAGGAAGATCAAGCTCGTCAATTTATTTTGAAATTTGGTTTGGCGCCGGATAAATTAGACGGTCAAGTGTTAAGGGCTATTGATTCAACTCTCGACAATTTTTCTTCAGAGTTGGTGAAATCTATAAAGTTTTTCCAAACTCGATATCCAAGCGTAGCAGTTTCTGGAATTTTGTTATCA contains these protein-coding regions:
- the pilM gene encoding type IV pilus assembly protein PilM, which codes for MKLAKGLGDFFGLDIDTNAVRVVQLSRTGAGWSLSHYGYTPVDSKITSGDSPESKRRLGEAIMTAVGQAGIKTSNVAVGLPSNKTFSTIIDVPKVPEQELKAMMKYQIDQYIPMSLDEAEVDWALLGDSLHAQNQYEILLTSTAKAYAEERLELVENLGFNVIAEEPNAIAMVRSLSATDSQDARLIINMGENSTDLAVVYNGAPRLIRMIPTGLSSLVRSAVQNLSVQEDQARQFILKFGLAPDKLDGQVLRAIDSTLDNFSSELVKSIKFFQTRYPSVAVSGILLSGFGSAIPQLDGYVMNKTGVQSIAADPWQRVQVSQSDQQQLAPIASEFAIAVGLAQRSNIS